The genomic segment atttcaatagcGAGGGGCGCCGgccaaatgagtgtgtatgtggcctcttaaacttttggcttccatgtgacttcatgctggtctctaattggtcacttcaagattctcctccgggcgcagctctctgcgcccctggccaatcagcgtgcttgggctcatttttcatccagtctgattgattcatgatacctgtcagtcaaagtcacTCCCCTGGCAACGGAGCcgtgcctgtcactcaaagagcgacagacacgcccacgcgcacacggagcagacagaaaaaaacaacaacgagaagacaggaggagacatggcgACAGCAAACGAAAATTCGGTTGTTTCGTTACGCAGTAATCCTTTCTCGAGGCGttcggtggaggaaaaaaaaaaagaataaaggagctTGGACCGGAGCAGCCTGATATAcaaatccagcagcaggcaAGTGACAGGGGAAGGAGTTACACTAGAGGCTTCTCCCGTTTGTGTTACACCAAACACAGTTGGCTAGCTGGATGTGGAGTTAGCAATGCTCTCTATTGCTTTCCATGcttgctttttcaaagtgttggcaGTGGCACTGAAGCTCTGTGGACAACAACTGGGGTCAGAGACCTGAAACATctctctgaaaaatgcaaacggCATGAAAGTAGCCGTAGCCACCTTGACAACAGCATGAAGCTACAGTTTTTTGGCCGAGTTAGCATTGCTGAACAATTAGATGAGGGCTACAGAGTTGGCATTAGAAGGCACAATGAAGAGGTGACAAAAAAGGGGGACAGGTTTGAGGACCATCAGGGGGCATTTCCTGAAGAGACACTACAAAGCACGCTGAAGGCCTACAAAATGCTGAATGGAAGCAAACTGAAGACAGAGCTCAGTCTCATCTACAGCAAAGTAGAGTTCAGAGCCTGTTGTGGTGCAGTGGACCTGTTCCAGCTGTTCATGGAAAACAATCTTGAAGATGTCTTTTCAGAAACTGTCACTCTCTTAAAGATCCTCATCACCACACCCATGACCACAGCTGAAGCAGAGAGGTGCTTCTCAACcttgaaaagagtgaaaaccTTCCTCAGAAACACCATGACCCAGGAGAGGCTGAATGCACTGGCCATGCTCTCCATGGAAAAGAgacttgtttgtgaaatgacagatttcaatcagaaagtcattgaaaaatttgctggcctgaaggagaggagagcaaaatttatgttcaagtagtttattgttgtgttgtaatcCCCGCCCGCCAGTGCGCCCCCCCAGATTTTTTTAGCACCAGCCGCCACTGCCTGCAATATAATATCTGCCTGCATTGTTCTTCATAACATTGCCCAATTGAGAAGAGTTCCTCTGAATGAAGACATCCTGGACAGACCACCACTTGAGGCAGAAGTACCACAGCTGCAGCCACCACCACATCAAGCAGATGAACCAGCAGGAAGAGCAGTTCGAAATGCCATGgttaatttgtatttctcttGATCCTCATTGATAAGGTCTGGtgcttttgtttaacaaaacttCGATTTGTATGTTTAAGTTTGAATATGAATGCCTTATTTaagtaacagttttttttgttaagttacCCACTGATAAAGGCCTCCACTGAAactctgtcaaatgtttttattcacatgcattcagcacacacacttaattttcATAGCCAAAGCTCAAAAAGTAATGCCATTTGGAGCAAGTCTGTGCAAGTCTCTTCCCACAGACAtctgtaaagaaaatctaatattaagGTTTTAGGGCTGTCCCCTTTGTTAACAACTGTTTCCTAAAAAGAtatgtacaacacattttaaaatctacacaCAATGCCTTGCGagtgaatgcattcaaatggACTGTGGACCGCGACATACAGACGCTAGCCTATTTACTAGCTTGTTAGCTCCTTAACACAGGAGTCAATGGAGCAGCGTTAGCTCGCATTAGCGCGAACTCTGCTTAATTAGAGATCGCCGAGCTCTTCTTTCAACTTTGTGCTGATTTACATAATTGGTTAACTCAATATAATGATTGCCTTTCATCTAGTCTGAGGACGCATCAACACTGGCTAAGATTATACTTTAATTCAGAGACAATAGTTGAGCtagcttctcctttttctgtaaaatgttggctccatttcctgtttcctgtctgtgatcCAGGGGGCGGGACGGATTTGGACATCCCAATCTGCCGGTATCAGGATCACTCTGATCCAATCCagcaaagttttgaaataccgggATAGATCAGGTTGATCCGTGGCTGAGGACAGGGGGATTTGGTTATCCGGATCATTCTGATCTGGATtacaagttttgaaataccggcccctggtgactagtagttctcttgaatacctatgttgaacacacttcctgtaagtcgctttggataaaagcgtctgctaaatgactgtaatgtaatgtaatgtaatgtaatgtaatgacatggTGATACAGTCTGAGGAAACAaccctgttttattttctgtttattttcatgtaacGTTTCAACCTTGAATATTAAATACGATTAATTTATGTAGCTGTTGGTTCTGCTCCATCTGTTGCTTTTGTTCAGCTGATGCTAGACAAGCTACCTGATTTCAGGTGAGTCCAGAATCCAGACAAAGTGAAGACATCACATCAGCTCTCTGCTCAgttgtcatttattgtcataCATTAGATAATGATTCACATCAGGGTTTCAAACCTCCACCAAACAACCAACTGTCCTCGACTGAAACATggttttatactttatactccACGTTTTGCTCTTTTAAAATGGTTTCAGCAGTTACTGCAGTGAttctataaatgtttttctatttgagatggcaacaaacatttcaaacatcaGCAGGTTTTCTTGTGCTGTTGATCAGTTTCAGGAACATAAGGCCTACAGTGAGATTACATGtttaatgagagaaagagaaagaaatcacaGGAGATCATCTGATATTCTGCTGAACGTTGGTCCTGAACTAGTGCACAGGACGGATCTTCATGCTGATGGCCTTCAGGGAGTAGTCATGACCCTTCCAAAGCTTCCAAGAAACTCCAACAGCATAGAGAGTGTTGTCAGCCCCCCAACGATAAACCCCATTGGGGTTTGAAGTGTGACAGGTATTGTACCAGAATGCCCCCAAATATCTTTTGGCACAGTTCTCTGCATTCGAGTCTTGGTCTTTGTCGAAGGTGGTGAACTTCTGCCCGCTGTGATAACTCAGGGAGTCTCCTACAGAAACACATATAAGAACCACAGTGTTGTAAATCAgcattaactttaaataaaagctgAACTTCTGCAGTCTTCTGTCCGATGGACTGATGATACCAGTCGTGTTTGGGATTTGGAGGTTTTAATAAACTTCCCAAGAGACCGTTCTCATGGATTggatgttttaacattttgtccATATTACACAAACTGACTCCTTATCTCTGTTAACTCTACTGACCTCTACTGACCTGATCATGCAGCCAAATTATGTTCACATCCCTAGCAACGTGGACGGCTCTAGGTGCAAGTGCTTTTAAAGTCTTCTGTGTGTGAGCTACAAGAGGCCTCTTAGACTAGATTATTTTATAAGCATGCAAGATTTTAAGAGCAGGATTAAGGATCATGGGAGCTCTGAATGTACTTGTCCTGAAACGGAATTctttaatgttgtatttaaatgttgttttgtttctatccTTTTTAATCCTGCATCTGTGACTGAGTGACGGTTCAAACATGGTATTCTGAGTCCAGTTCGGACttcatgctcaaggacctcttgtggttgagttgactcacactttctcacgCTCACTACTCTTAACGGCTGCTAgtgaaaacacagctgagtgcatcaccTCCAGACGCTGCTCTGAGACCAGAGACCTTGTGGAGGAAACAGTTTGCTTACTTGTGTCGTTTTGGAcggtgtttggctaacagctaacagaactacttgTACACGCACCGCTGGATCTCTCCACagatcagttttgtttttagacAAGATTATATGTCGGGCACGCAGTTTGgtaaatttaattttgtttttgtcaagattGTATGACGTGTCTTAAACGATGACTGTTCACACATAGATCAAGACTTAAGCATACCACTATTCAGCTTTCCCAAACTACTTTTTCACCAGTAGGCTCTCGGCTTGAAAGACTTTTGCCAGTCCCAATGTGGAGGGTATCCCGAGACCAGCCGAGGACCccagctctctgtctgcctctacCTGGTAAATTACGCCCTAATCATCTCGCTGGAGAGCCGTGAAGAAATGACCGGCTGAGCAACACTGGAAACTCTCATCTAAAGCAAAGCTGCTATGATTGAGAGTTGATGACGGTTAGCGCtctgaattattaatatttaaattcataGGGTTCAGATTAACACTAACATTTTTTATGCCcccaaaagaacatttttgtttcactcACCTGCACCTCCGTTGGTGAATCCAGATACTTTCAGTACAAACCCGTCACACTCTGCACCGACGGAGAACTGAGAGTAGCGAGCAAACACTTTTTTCCCATCGAAGTCCTCCATCTCGACCAGCAgctcatattttttgttgtgcGTCAGGTAGTGGATGTTGTCAAGACctgcgcacacacaaatacacacacatttataaatgtgtacaCACTGGCCACAGTTTAACATTTTCCAACTTATTCAATAAAACTCTGACATTTAAATTcaggaaaagaacaaaaaaatccaaaaactTCAGTCAAATCATTTGGTCGCTGCCCCATTTCTGGAGTTTAATGGTTGTACTTTGTGAACAGTGAGTCTCAAGAAGTCATGAATCCATTCATCATCTTCAGCAGCTTATCAAGGTATTCTAGCAAACCTTTCCCCAGCAATGTTCTCCTGCTCTTCCTGGGGAACACCGAGGTGTTCATAGACCAGACGAGGTATATAAACCctccagcatgttctgggtctacagggcctcttaccagttggacgtgcccaGAAAACCTCTAAAAGGATGCGTCCAGgaggatcctgatcagatgttgAACCAACTCAGCTGGACCTTTTAGACAACAATCGGTCGGAGCTTCTTTTCAAGCACCCTGGACTACACTTTCCCGTTGAGGCTGAGCATGAAGTCATGactgttagtttgttttaatttctcaCCGAGCCAGTGCTCTCCTACTGCGCTACCGAAGCCGAGCTTGTATTGATCCCAGGGCCGGTAGAAGTTCACCGAGCCGTCCATCCTCCTCTGGATTACCTGGGGGGGTTATACCAGTAAAAACAAGGTTGTATGTGATTTATTGTGTAGGTCCAGCAAGGAAGTGCTCATAGTGTGGCCATACTTCCGGTAAATACTCACcgtccatcctcctccttctgacTTCATGTCACAGTAcgcctacacacaaacacagtcatcaGTAAATCTGTTTACATGTGAACTTGAATCCTTTTCCATGAGCTAAAACTGATCGCGGTCCAGACCAGACCTCCTCGGTTCTGCTCACTGAAACCAATGAGGAAGTgcttaaaacatgcattctctctgctgtccaccagggggcgactcctctggttgtatagaagtctatgagaaaatgactctacttctctcttgatttattccctcagtaaacattgtaa from the Anoplopoma fimbria isolate UVic2021 breed Golden Eagle Sablefish unplaced genomic scaffold, Afim_UVic_2022 Un_contig_7637_pilon_pilon, whole genome shotgun sequence genome contains:
- the LOC129115857 gene encoding microfibril-associated glycoprotein 4-like yields the protein MKLGSVVLLLLAPLSTSCYDLFQTPDCSDIHHQDNSLPSGEYTIYPAGERSAVQAYCDMKSEGGGWTVIQRRMDGSVNFYRPWDQYKLGFGSAVGEHWLGLDNIHYLTHNKKYELLVEMEDFDGKKVFARYSQFSVGAECDGFVLKVSGFTNGGAGDSLSYHSGQKFTTFDKDQDSNAENCAKRYLGAFWYNTCHTSNPNGVYRWGADNTLYAVGVSWKLWKGHDYSLKAISMKIRPVH